The following proteins come from a genomic window of Actinopolyspora saharensis:
- the hisF gene encoding imidazole glycerol phosphate synthase subunit HisF has translation MAVAVRVIPCLDVDEGRVVKGVNFTGLVDAGDPVELARTYDREGADELTFLDVTASSGDRETTYDVVSGTADQVFIPLTVGGGVRTPDDVDRLLRAGADKVSLNTAAIARPELLETASRRFGAQCVVLSVDARRVPEGGEPTASGFEVTTHGGTRGTGICAVEWAERAERLGVGEILLNSMDADGTKEGFDLEMIRAVRAAVGVPLIASGGAGDKRDFAPAVHAGADAVLAASVFHFGQLTIAEVKEAMRAEGITVR, from the coding sequence ATGGCTGTTGCGGTGCGCGTGATCCCCTGTCTGGACGTCGACGAGGGGCGAGTGGTCAAAGGGGTGAACTTCACCGGTCTCGTCGACGCCGGAGACCCCGTCGAGCTGGCCAGGACCTACGACCGCGAGGGAGCCGACGAGCTGACCTTCCTCGACGTGACCGCTTCCTCGGGGGACAGGGAGACCACTTACGACGTGGTCAGCGGTACGGCCGACCAGGTTTTCATCCCGCTGACCGTCGGCGGTGGGGTGCGCACCCCGGACGACGTGGACCGGCTGCTGCGCGCCGGGGCCGACAAGGTCAGTCTGAACACCGCCGCGATCGCGCGTCCCGAGCTGCTGGAGACGGCTTCCCGGCGGTTCGGCGCCCAGTGCGTCGTCCTCTCGGTGGATGCCAGGAGGGTTCCGGAGGGCGGGGAGCCCACGGCCTCCGGGTTCGAGGTCACCACGCACGGGGGCACCAGGGGGACCGGGATCTGCGCGGTCGAGTGGGCCGAGCGGGCCGAACGCCTCGGGGTCGGTGAGATCCTGCTCAACTCCATGGACGCCGACGGCACGAAGGAGGGGTTCGACCTGGAGATGATTCGCGCGGTGCGCGCGGCGGTGGGAGTTCCGCTGATAGCCAGCGGTGGCGCCGGGGACAAGCGGGACTTCGCCCCGGCCGTGCACGCGGGTGCCGACGCGGTACTGGCCGCGAGCGTGTTCCATTTCGGACAGTTGACCATCGCCGAGGTCAAGGAAGCCATGCGTGCGGAGGGGATCACCGTTCGATGA
- the priA gene encoding bifunctional 1-(5-phosphoribosyl)-5-((5-phosphoribosylamino)methylideneamino)imidazole-4-carboxamide isomerase/phosphoribosylanthranilate isomerase PriA, with the protein MTFTLLPAVDVADGQAVRLVRGAAGTETSYGDPLQAALAWQQAGAEWVHLVDLDAAFGRGSNRELLAEVVGSLDVNVELSGGIRDDESLRAALDTGCARVNLGTAALEDPEWTAKVVREHGERVAVGLDVRVEEQGHRLAARGWTRDGGDLWEVLDRLDEAGCSRYVVTDVSKDGTLQGPNLALLRAVCEYTPAPVVASGGISTVQDLVALTSLESVGLEGSIVGKALYAGNFTLSEALEAVRPTG; encoded by the coding sequence GTGACTTTCACGCTGCTTCCCGCCGTCGATGTGGCAGATGGACAGGCAGTGCGCCTCGTGCGTGGCGCGGCCGGAACCGAGACCTCTTACGGCGACCCGTTGCAGGCCGCCCTGGCCTGGCAGCAGGCCGGTGCCGAATGGGTGCATCTCGTCGACCTGGACGCGGCCTTCGGGCGTGGTTCGAACCGGGAGCTGCTGGCCGAGGTGGTCGGCAGCCTCGACGTGAACGTCGAGCTCTCCGGGGGGATCCGGGACGATGAGTCCCTGCGGGCAGCCCTGGACACCGGGTGCGCCCGGGTGAACCTGGGGACCGCCGCCCTGGAGGATCCGGAGTGGACCGCGAAGGTGGTGCGCGAGCACGGCGAGCGCGTCGCGGTCGGCCTGGACGTGCGAGTGGAGGAGCAGGGCCACAGGCTCGCCGCCCGTGGCTGGACCCGCGACGGCGGGGACCTGTGGGAGGTGCTCGATCGGCTCGACGAAGCCGGGTGCAGCCGCTACGTGGTCACCGATGTGAGCAAGGACGGAACTCTGCAGGGGCCCAACCTGGCGCTGCTGCGCGCCGTCTGCGAGTACACGCCGGCCCCCGTGGTGGCCTCGGGCGGGATCTCCACGGTGCAGGACCTGGTGGCGCTGACCTCCCTCGAATCGGTCGGCCTCGAGGGGTCGATAGTCGGCAAGGCCCTCTACGCGGGCAACTTCACCCTCTCCGAGGCGCTGGAAGCCGTGCGGCCGACCGGCTGA
- a CDS encoding GntP family permease, whose product MSESLILLHTGIAIAGTILLILALRIEPLMALLLGSLYLGLATGLGFSGTAEAVTSGFGDIMTEIGLLITFGVLLGSLLSVTGALRKLTESLLRVFGAERSPYVFGTAMSSIFPAIYTDVLLVLTAPLGRSIAPRIKRDGTAAMGAALILGSELGLVLVVPGAGALAVAGLLNVGLGRMLLFGLLVTIPTALLTIYLYRWLLRGGLWNAEKDELTAQEHGEDAQQEAEASTSESGDRLPSLGISLLPLVLAIVLIAMGGIAKVAGVTSGPLAFLGNPLIALFIGVIGAYLLAWRTFSRGVASSAVAEGMRECGPILIITGIGGSLGGVISATGLEEILSGYFSSNAFSPLLLAWIIAAVLHVAIGSTSVAAITAGSILAPALGGTDTAPLLIALAAGSGALFAVHVNSNFFWMFQRLLGLSTRGTLKTCTLVTMMASVISLVCVLVLSPFV is encoded by the coding sequence TTGAGCGAATCCCTGATTCTCCTGCACACCGGGATCGCCATAGCGGGGACGATCCTGCTGATTCTCGCGTTGCGCATCGAGCCGCTGATGGCGCTACTGCTCGGATCACTCTACCTCGGGCTGGCCACCGGGCTCGGCTTCAGCGGGACGGCCGAGGCCGTAACCAGTGGTTTCGGCGACATAATGACCGAAATAGGCCTGCTGATCACCTTCGGCGTGCTGCTGGGGTCGCTGCTGTCGGTGACCGGCGCGTTGCGCAAGCTCACCGAGAGCCTGTTACGCGTGTTCGGGGCCGAACGCTCCCCCTACGTGTTCGGAACCGCGATGAGCAGCATATTCCCCGCCATCTACACGGACGTGCTGCTCGTGCTGACCGCGCCGCTGGGCAGGTCCATCGCACCGCGCATCAAGCGGGACGGAACCGCGGCCATGGGCGCGGCCCTGATCCTCGGTTCCGAGCTCGGGCTGGTCCTCGTCGTCCCGGGCGCGGGAGCGCTGGCCGTGGCCGGACTGCTCAACGTCGGTCTGGGACGGATGCTGCTGTTCGGACTGCTGGTCACGATCCCCACCGCGCTGCTGACCATCTACCTCTACCGGTGGCTGCTGCGCGGCGGGCTGTGGAACGCCGAGAAGGACGAGCTCACGGCGCAGGAACACGGCGAGGACGCCCAGCAGGAAGCGGAGGCGAGCACGAGCGAGAGCGGCGACCGGCTCCCCTCCCTGGGAATCTCGCTGCTGCCGCTGGTGCTCGCCATCGTGCTCATCGCCATGGGCGGGATCGCCAAGGTCGCGGGGGTGACCTCCGGCCCGCTCGCCTTTCTCGGCAACCCGCTGATCGCCCTGTTCATCGGCGTGATCGGGGCCTATCTGCTGGCGTGGCGCACGTTCTCCCGCGGTGTGGCCAGCTCGGCCGTGGCCGAGGGCATGCGCGAGTGCGGTCCGATCCTGATCATCACCGGTATCGGCGGCTCGCTGGGCGGGGTGATCTCCGCGACCGGCTTGGAGGAGATCCTGTCCGGCTACTTCTCCTCGAACGCCTTCTCGCCGCTGCTGCTGGCCTGGATCATCGCGGCCGTGCTGCACGTGGCCATCGGCTCCACCTCGGTCGCCGCGATCACGGCAGGCAGCATCCTCGCCCCCGCGCTGGGCGGAACGGACACGGCCCCGCTGCTGATCGCCCTGGCCGCCGGTTCGGGCGCGCTGTTCGCCGTGCACGTCAACAGCAACTTCTTCTGGATGTTCCAACGGCTGCTGGGCCTGAGCACGCGCGGAACCCTGAAGACCTGCACGCTGGTGACGATGATGGCCTCGGTGATCTCGCTGGTCTGCGTGCTGGTGCTCAGTCCGTTCGTCTGA
- a CDS encoding response regulator → MISVLVVEDDEVAGEAHENCANSVSGFRVVGRVRTGQEALRFLGHTPADLVLLDLRLPDMDGLRVSRTLRRQASETDVIAVTSARDLSRVRESVASGVVQYLLKPFTFAAMREKLENYARFRNSISREGAVNGQHEIDHAFSALRDGDRRELPKGMGQQTLESVASAVRELPDGGSAETVGRFSGVSRVTARRYLEYLVECGTVSRAPRHGGVGRPEMSYRWNGNC, encoded by the coding sequence GTGATCTCGGTCCTGGTGGTGGAGGACGACGAGGTGGCGGGCGAGGCCCACGAGAACTGCGCGAACAGCGTGAGCGGATTCCGCGTGGTCGGCCGGGTCCGCACCGGTCAGGAAGCTCTGCGGTTCCTCGGTCACACTCCCGCGGACCTGGTGCTGCTCGACCTCCGACTGCCCGATATGGACGGTCTGCGGGTGAGCCGCACCCTGCGGAGGCAGGCGAGCGAGACCGACGTGATCGCGGTCACCTCGGCTCGCGATCTCAGCCGGGTACGCGAGTCGGTGGCCAGCGGCGTGGTGCAGTACCTGCTCAAACCGTTCACCTTCGCGGCGATGCGGGAGAAGCTGGAGAACTACGCCCGCTTCCGGAACAGCATTTCCCGGGAGGGGGCCGTCAACGGTCAGCACGAGATAGACCACGCCTTCTCCGCGCTGCGCGACGGGGATCGCCGCGAACTGCCCAAGGGGATGGGGCAGCAGACGCTCGAGTCGGTGGCTTCGGCCGTGCGGGAGCTTCCGGACGGCGGCTCGGCCGAGACGGTCGGCCGGTTCAGCGGTGTTTCCAGGGTGACCGCCCGCAGGTATCTGGAGTACCTGGTCGAGTGCGGCACCGTGTCGCGTGCTCCCCGCCACGGAGGGGTGGGGCGTCCCGAGATGAGCTACCGCTGGAACGGGAACTGCTGA
- the soxR gene encoding redox-sensitive transcriptional activator SoxR has translation MSTSSAKLTIGEVAERSGFATTALRFYEDRGLISSTRTSGNQRRYERGVLRRLAFIRAAQRVGLSLDDIADALSTLPDNHAPSKADWARLSEHWRNELDARIDGLQRLRDRLTGCIGCGCLSLNTCSLYNPDDRMAQKGPAAPLLRPEAEGGV, from the coding sequence GTGTCGACCTCCTCCGCAAAACTGACCATCGGCGAGGTGGCGGAACGCAGCGGTTTCGCGACCACTGCCCTTCGGTTCTACGAGGACCGCGGGCTGATCAGCTCGACCCGCACGAGCGGCAACCAGCGGCGTTACGAGCGCGGGGTGCTGCGCCGGCTCGCGTTCATCCGCGCGGCCCAGCGAGTCGGGCTCAGCCTGGACGACATCGCCGACGCGTTGAGCACGCTCCCGGACAACCACGCCCCCAGCAAGGCCGACTGGGCACGGCTCTCGGAGCACTGGCGGAACGAGCTCGACGCCAGGATCGACGGGTTGCAGCGCCTGCGCGACCGGCTCACCGGCTGCATCGGGTGCGGTTGCCTCTCGTTGAACACCTGCTCGCTGTACAACCCGGACGACCGGATGGCGCAAAAGGGTCCGGCCGCACCACTGCTGCGCCCCGAGGCCGAGGGCGGAGTGTGA
- a CDS encoding FdhF/YdeP family oxidoreductase codes for MRADRLHRNLRVRDEGRVDLVGRQSPEKDIDESELEVHEPERAAVGVRGITVALRRSLEQMGPVRTARTLPLLNQRSGFDCPGCAWPDPREEDGESRKFAEFCENGAKAVAEEATTRTVDAEFFREHSVDDLSERTDYWLGQQGRLTTPVIKREGDTHYRPVEWAEAFRVIAEKLNELGAERTAFYTSGRASNEAAFCYQLLARSMGSNNLPDCSNMCHESSGTALNETIGVGKGSVSLHDLENADLVVVMGQNPGTNHPRMLSSLERVKQRGGKILAINPLPETGLMRFRNPQSVRGVVGAGTPLADEFAQIRIGGDLALFKAISALLMRAEDEAPGTVLDSSFIENHTEGFAEFAEQARDVDWTEVERLTGLEREQIERIARMFAESSGTVVCWAMGITQHRQAVPTIREIVNVQLMRGMIGKPGAGVCPVRGHSNVQGDRTMGIWERMPESFLAALDEEFDLRVPREPGWDTVETLHAMHEGRCAAFIGLGGNFAAATPDSAATERALRGCELTVQISTKLNRSHVVPGRTALILPTLGRTERDRQRSGDQFVTVEDSMSVVHASRGRLAPSSDQQLSEVAIISRLARAVFGPGHRVPWEEFEQDYDRIRERIANVVPGCADYNRKVREPDGFVLPHPPRDSRSFPTPTGRANFTANVPRMIHVPEGRLLLQSLRSHDQYNTTVYGLSDRYRGVENARRVVLVNSADMDELGFADGETVDLVSEWADGSGGIEQRRAEGFRVVPYSTPRGCAAAYYPEANPLVPLDSVAEGSNTPVSKAVVIRLERG; via the coding sequence ATGCGCGCGGATCGCCTGCATCGAAACCTCCGCGTTCGTGACGAGGGACGGGTGGATCTCGTGGGACGGCAGAGCCCCGAAAAGGACATCGACGAGTCGGAACTCGAAGTGCACGAGCCCGAACGGGCTGCGGTCGGAGTGCGCGGGATCACGGTCGCGCTGCGCCGCAGCCTCGAGCAGATGGGACCTGTGCGGACAGCCAGGACGTTGCCGCTGCTGAACCAGCGCAGCGGTTTCGACTGCCCGGGGTGCGCCTGGCCGGATCCCCGGGAGGAGGACGGCGAGTCCCGCAAGTTCGCGGAGTTCTGCGAGAACGGGGCCAAGGCTGTGGCCGAGGAGGCCACCACCCGCACCGTCGACGCCGAGTTCTTCCGTGAGCACTCGGTCGACGATCTGTCCGAGCGCACCGACTACTGGCTGGGACAGCAGGGGCGGCTGACCACTCCGGTGATCAAGCGGGAGGGCGACACGCACTACCGCCCCGTGGAGTGGGCGGAGGCCTTCCGAGTGATCGCCGAGAAGCTGAACGAGCTCGGCGCCGAGCGCACCGCCTTCTACACCTCGGGACGCGCCAGCAACGAGGCCGCTTTCTGCTACCAGCTGCTGGCCCGGTCGATGGGCTCGAACAACCTGCCCGACTGCTCGAACATGTGCCACGAGTCCTCCGGAACGGCGCTGAACGAGACCATCGGGGTCGGCAAGGGCTCGGTGAGCCTGCACGACCTGGAGAACGCCGATCTCGTCGTGGTGATGGGGCAGAACCCGGGAACCAACCATCCCCGGATGCTCAGCTCGCTGGAGCGGGTGAAGCAGCGCGGCGGGAAGATCCTCGCGATCAATCCGCTGCCGGAGACCGGGCTGATGCGTTTCCGCAACCCCCAGAGCGTGCGCGGCGTGGTCGGTGCGGGGACTCCGCTGGCCGACGAGTTCGCCCAGATCCGCATCGGCGGTGACCTCGCGCTGTTCAAGGCGATCAGCGCGCTGCTGATGCGCGCCGAGGACGAGGCCCCGGGAACCGTGCTGGACAGCTCCTTCATCGAGAACCACACCGAGGGGTTCGCCGAGTTCGCCGAGCAGGCGCGCGACGTCGACTGGACCGAGGTGGAGCGGCTCACCGGCCTGGAGCGGGAGCAGATCGAGCGAATCGCGCGGATGTTCGCCGAGTCGAGCGGAACCGTGGTCTGCTGGGCGATGGGGATAACCCAGCACCGGCAGGCGGTGCCCACCATCCGCGAGATCGTGAACGTGCAGCTGATGCGGGGGATGATCGGCAAGCCCGGTGCGGGGGTGTGCCCGGTGCGGGGGCACTCCAACGTGCAGGGTGACCGGACGATGGGGATCTGGGAGAGGATGCCCGAGTCGTTCCTGGCCGCGCTGGACGAGGAGTTCGACCTGCGGGTCCCGCGGGAACCGGGCTGGGACACGGTCGAGACCCTGCACGCCATGCACGAAGGCCGTTGTGCCGCGTTCATCGGACTGGGCGGGAACTTCGCGGCGGCCACACCGGACAGTGCTGCCACCGAGCGGGCACTGCGCGGCTGCGAGCTGACCGTCCAGATCTCCACCAAGCTCAACCGCTCGCACGTGGTTCCGGGGCGAACAGCGCTGATCCTGCCGACGCTCGGACGAACCGAGCGGGACCGGCAGCGCAGCGGGGACCAGTTCGTGACCGTCGAGGACTCGATGTCGGTCGTGCACGCTTCGCGGGGGCGATTGGCGCCCTCCTCGGACCAGCAGCTGTCCGAAGTGGCCATAATCTCCCGGCTGGCGCGTGCGGTGTTCGGTCCCGGGCACCGCGTTCCCTGGGAGGAGTTCGAACAGGACTACGATCGGATTCGGGAGCGCATAGCCAATGTGGTCCCCGGATGCGCCGACTACAACCGAAAGGTGCGCGAGCCCGACGGTTTCGTGCTGCCGCATCCGCCGCGGGACAGCCGGAGCTTTCCCACCCCCACGGGCAGGGCCAACTTCACCGCGAACGTTCCGCGGATGATCCACGTCCCCGAGGGGCGGTTGCTGCTGCAGAGCCTGCGCAGCCACGACCAGTACAACACCACGGTCTACGGGCTCTCCGACCGGTACCGCGGGGTGGAGAACGCGCGCCGCGTGGTGCTGGTCAACTCCGCGGACATGGACGAGCTCGGTTTCGCCGACGGCGAGACGGTCGATCTGGTCTCGGAGTGGGCCGACGGTTCCGGCGGTATCGAGCAGCGCCGCGCCGAGGGGTTCCGGGTGGTGCCCTACTCGACTCCGCGCGGTTGTGCCGCGGCCTACTACCCGGAGGCGAACCCGCTGGTTCCGCTGGACTCGGTCGCCGAGGGGTCCAACACGCCGGTGTCCAAGGCCGTGGTCATCCGGCTCGAACGCGGCTGA
- a CDS encoding sensor histidine kinase yields the protein MLTDSGKRVPPREGGDARWSLARRLFVLQAVIVIVVILAGSGLAWYSARAQNRESARDEVRSLARTLAGMPSLKSALDDADPSERLQPLARRTTARTGVDFVTIMSKEGIRYTHPDPSRIGERFWGHIGPAVRGNTFTETYTGTLGPSVRAVAPVLSPSGEVRALVSVGIKLRVLTGQLQGQLRALLLVAGAALLLGGLATYLVSVRMRRYTHGLSPAALSRVHDYHEAILHAVREGLLLVSPTGVVTLCNDGAAVLLGLDPARTEGSRVDELGLPDSLAEALGSRAPVRDELHLTEDRVLLVTVAAASGDDGELGNVVTLRDHTELRTLNREIDTLRGFSESLRSQAHESANRLHTVVSLIELGRTEQAVEFATAELRTAQQLTDRVVGAVEEPVLAAVLLGKTAEARERGVEIGITEDTRVDESASEALDPRELVTVLGNLIDNAVEAVLAAGVEAPEVDVTLRAEETGLLVGVVDNGPGVDAGATRELFRRGHSGKGDGRGLGLALVGQSVRRRGGHVEVTNGTGRMRGAAFTAWLPLEPLAGREPKAGG from the coding sequence ATGTTGACCGATTCCGGTAAGCGCGTTCCGCCTCGCGAAGGAGGCGACGCCCGTTGGAGCCTGGCGCGACGTCTGTTCGTCCTCCAGGCGGTGATCGTGATCGTGGTGATCCTGGCCGGTTCCGGACTGGCCTGGTACAGCGCTCGTGCGCAGAACCGGGAGTCCGCGCGCGACGAGGTCCGCTCCCTGGCGAGAACCCTGGCGGGGATGCCCAGCCTGAAGTCCGCTCTGGACGATGCCGATCCGAGCGAGCGGCTTCAGCCGCTGGCGAGGCGGACGACCGCTCGCACGGGGGTGGACTTCGTGACGATCATGAGCAAGGAGGGCATCCGCTACACCCACCCGGATCCGAGCAGGATCGGGGAGCGCTTCTGGGGGCACATCGGCCCCGCGGTGCGCGGCAACACCTTCACCGAGACCTACACGGGAACCCTGGGGCCTTCCGTGCGGGCGGTGGCCCCCGTGCTCTCCCCGTCGGGAGAAGTGCGGGCGCTGGTCAGCGTCGGGATCAAGCTCCGGGTGCTCACCGGGCAGCTGCAGGGCCAGTTACGCGCCCTCCTGCTGGTGGCGGGAGCGGCGCTGCTGCTGGGCGGGCTGGCGACCTACCTGGTCAGCGTACGCATGCGCCGCTACACCCACGGTCTCTCCCCGGCCGCGCTGAGCCGGGTGCACGACTACCACGAGGCGATCCTGCACGCCGTGCGCGAGGGTCTGCTGCTGGTTTCCCCCACCGGGGTGGTGACCCTGTGCAACGACGGGGCCGCCGTGCTGTTGGGACTGGATCCGGCGCGCACGGAGGGCAGCCGCGTCGACGAGCTCGGACTGCCCGACTCCCTGGCGGAGGCTCTGGGAAGTCGGGCTCCGGTGCGCGACGAGCTGCACCTGACCGAGGACAGGGTGCTTCTCGTGACCGTGGCCGCGGCGAGCGGCGATGACGGGGAGCTCGGCAACGTGGTCACCCTGCGGGACCACACCGAGCTGCGCACGCTGAACCGCGAGATCGACACGCTGCGCGGGTTCTCGGAGTCGCTGCGTTCGCAGGCCCACGAGTCGGCCAACAGGCTGCACACGGTCGTCTCGCTGATCGAGCTCGGACGCACCGAACAGGCCGTGGAGTTCGCGACCGCGGAGCTGCGCACCGCTCAGCAGCTCACCGATCGGGTGGTCGGTGCCGTGGAGGAGCCGGTGCTGGCCGCCGTGCTGCTCGGCAAGACCGCCGAGGCACGTGAGCGCGGGGTCGAGATCGGCATAACCGAGGACACCCGGGTCGACGAGTCGGCGTCGGAGGCCCTGGACCCCCGGGAGCTGGTGACCGTGCTCGGGAACCTGATCGACAACGCGGTGGAGGCGGTGCTGGCCGCCGGGGTCGAGGCCCCCGAGGTCGACGTGACCCTCCGCGCCGAGGAGACGGGGCTGCTGGTCGGGGTGGTCGACAACGGTCCGGGTGTCGATGCGGGAGCCACGCGCGAGCTGTTCCGCCGCGGCCACTCGGGCAAGGGCGACGGCAGGGGATTGGGACTTGCCCTCGTGGGGCAGAGTGTTCGCCGTCGTGGTGGCCACGTCGAAGTGACCAACGGCACCGGTCGAATGCGGGGAGCGGCTTTCACCGCGTGGTTGCCCCTGGAGCCGCTCGCCGGGCGGGAACCGAAGGCAGGAGGATGA
- the hisI gene encoding phosphoribosyl-AMP cyclohydrolase, producing MSEPEQLPEQLDPAIAGRLKRNDAGLVATVVQQYDTGEVLMLAWMDDEALRHTLATRRATYYSRSRGRHWTKGESSGNTQHVREVRLDCDGDTVLLLVDQTGPACHTGAPNCFEADVLLTED from the coding sequence ATGAGCGAGCCGGAGCAGCTCCCGGAGCAGTTGGATCCCGCGATCGCGGGCAGGCTCAAGCGCAACGACGCGGGGCTGGTCGCCACCGTGGTGCAGCAGTACGACACGGGCGAGGTGTTGATGCTGGCCTGGATGGACGACGAGGCGCTGCGGCACACCCTGGCCACCAGGCGGGCCACCTACTACTCCCGGAGCAGGGGCAGGCACTGGACCAAGGGCGAGTCCTCGGGCAACACCCAGCACGTGCGCGAGGTCCGGCTGGACTGCGACGGGGACACGGTGCTGCTGCTCGTCGACCAGACGGGCCCCGCCTGCCACACGGGCGCGCCGAACTGCTTCGAGGCCGACGTCCTCCTGACGGAGGACTGA
- a CDS encoding TetR family transcriptional regulator, with translation MQDSDHDSGPESGRRGRRGGGSETRAALLTAARAAFIEHGYDGATVRGIAGRAGVDPAMVRHWFGDKKGLFTTAVALPVEPGRILAVLLDGPVERLAERMLRAFLSTWDSAGGGEFTALMRSLSTGEQAARLLREFLTTTLLEPLLRSLEVDRRELRAALCGSQLVGLGMMRYVVRLEPLDSTEHETIVTAVAPNLQHYLTGRLDPT, from the coding sequence GTGCAGGACAGCGATCACGACAGCGGTCCGGAGAGCGGACGCCGCGGCAGGCGCGGCGGCGGCAGCGAGACCAGAGCGGCGTTGCTCACCGCCGCGCGTGCGGCGTTCATCGAGCACGGTTACGACGGGGCCACCGTGCGCGGCATCGCGGGCAGGGCCGGAGTGGATCCCGCGATGGTCCGCCACTGGTTCGGCGACAAGAAGGGGCTGTTCACCACCGCGGTGGCGCTGCCGGTGGAACCGGGCCGGATACTCGCCGTGCTGCTGGACGGCCCGGTGGAACGACTCGCGGAACGCATGCTGCGCGCCTTCCTGTCGACGTGGGACTCGGCCGGTGGTGGCGAGTTCACCGCGCTGATGCGCAGTCTGTCCACCGGGGAGCAGGCCGCCCGACTGCTGCGCGAGTTCCTCACCACGACGCTGCTGGAACCGCTGCTGCGCTCCCTGGAAGTCGATCGCAGGGAACTGCGCGCGGCCCTGTGCGGCTCCCAGCTGGTCGGTTTGGGGATGATGCGCTACGTGGTGCGTCTCGAACCGCTGGACAGCACCGAGCACGAGACGATCGTGACCGCCGTGGCCCCCAATCTGCAGCACTACCTGACCGGTCGCCTCGACCCGACCTGA
- the hisH gene encoding imidazole glycerol phosphate synthase subunit HisH has product MTRVVVLDYGSGNLRSAERALERAGAEVEVTADHRRAVEADGLVVPGVGAFSACMRGLLDAGGDRVIDRRLSDDRPVLGICVGMQILFERGVEHGVEAEGVGRWPGTVERLRSEPLPHMGWNTVSAPADSVLFAGLDPETRFYFVHSFAAREWPAVPGDGGAGKTRLIRSEHGESFLAAVEDGSLMATQFHPEKSGEAGSRLLRNWLDSL; this is encoded by the coding sequence GTGACACGAGTCGTCGTACTGGACTACGGATCGGGCAATCTCCGTTCGGCCGAGCGCGCGTTGGAGCGCGCCGGGGCCGAGGTGGAGGTGACCGCCGACCATCGGCGCGCCGTCGAGGCGGACGGCCTGGTCGTGCCCGGTGTCGGTGCGTTCTCGGCCTGCATGCGCGGTCTGCTCGACGCGGGAGGGGACCGGGTGATCGACCGTCGGCTGAGCGACGATCGCCCCGTGCTGGGGATCTGCGTGGGAATGCAGATCCTCTTCGAACGCGGTGTCGAGCACGGCGTCGAGGCCGAGGGGGTCGGACGCTGGCCCGGTACGGTCGAACGGCTTCGCTCCGAACCGCTGCCGCACATGGGGTGGAACACGGTGTCCGCGCCCGCTGACAGCGTGTTGTTCGCCGGTCTCGACCCGGAGACCCGCTTCTACTTCGTGCACTCCTTCGCGGCCCGCGAGTGGCCCGCCGTCCCCGGGGACGGCGGTGCGGGCAAGACCCGGTTGATCAGGTCCGAGCACGGCGAGTCCTTCCTCGCGGCCGTGGAGGACGGTTCCCTGATGGCCACCCAGTTCCACCCCGAGAAGTCGGGGGAGGCGGGCAGCCGATTGCTGCGCAACTGGTTGGACAGCCTGTGA